Genomic window (Spirosoma sp. KCTC 42546):
CTGGGCTGGGTGGTCGACAGCGTGACAGTATGGGTTGTTACATCAACACCGTTCGTGATTTCTACCTGGTAGGCACCATCTTCCAGCTCACTAAGATTTAAGCGAATGCGCGCTGTTTTTTCGTTCTTACCCAGATGTTGAACAAATAGAACCTTACCGGATGTACCCTTCAGTTTGATGTCTACTTTACCCGTCGTTTCTTTATCAAGGGCAATGTTCAGTTTACCTTCTACGGTTGAGTAAATACCGGCTTTATAGGCAGCAACGGCTGCTGGGCGGCTACCAGGGTTAACGGCAGCCAAGGAAGTAGAAAGCGTAACGGCACTAAGGGTAACGGCAACGAGCAGTGGTTTGATGAGGGATTTCATGACTTTATGTAGTTGTTGTTTGCGTTAAAATTGAGTCGGGTTCTTCCCGATTGATGTGTCAAAGGTATGGGCGATAGATGGTACTATGCATAACAAACTACCGGAACGGTTGACCCCCTGGATGAGTGGAGTAAAAACAGGGTGGTTGAGTAAACGGTCGTATGCACCTTACTTAAACTACTTACTACTATTTTCTAGTAAATCGGCCTTTCCAGCGCCTTATAAGGAAAGAGCCCCTTACTGCTGATTCAATCACTTTTTCCTATGACTGTCGGACTATTTATACCCTGCTATGTAAACCAGTTTTACCCGCAGGCAGCCATCGCTACGCTGCAATTGCTGCAAAAGCTAGGGGTAAGCGTGGTGTATCCACCCAAACAAACCTGCTGCGGCCAACCTATGGCTAATTCAGGCTTTGAACACCTCACGCAGGAGTGCAGCAACCTTTTCATAGAAAACTTTTCGGAATTCGACTATATCGTGGCTCCTTCCGCTAGTTGTGTGCTTCACGTAAAAGAACACCTCAAGTCAGTTAACGATCCGGCCAGAGCAGACAGCATCCGTTCGAAAACGTATGAACTTGTTGAGTTTTTGACCGATGTGCTGCACCTGGAAAATCTACAGGCACGGTTTCCGCACAAAGTGGGTATCCACCAGAGTTGCCACGGGTTACGCGGGCTGCATCTGGCTCAGATGAGCGAACTAAATGCCGCACCCTTCTCCAAACCTGTCCAGTTATTAAACATGGTAGACGGCCTGGAGCTGGTTACGCTGGACCGCCCGGACGAGTGCTGCGGCTTCGGCGGAACGTTCTGCGTGGCCGAAGAAGCCGTATCGGTAAAAATGGGCAAAGACCGGGTTTCTGATCACGAACGACATGGGGCTGAATACATCACATCCGTCGACCTTTCCTGCCTGATGCACCTCGAAGGAATTTTACAGCGAAACAAGAGTACCGTTAAAGCCGTACATATTGCCCAAATTTTAAACTCGACCTTGTAATGGAAAAACTAGTCAACGACCATGCTGCCTTAGCCGAGATCTTTATTAAAGACGAAGAGCGTGTCGACTGGCACGACGGAGCACTTTGGTGGATACGGCAAAAACGCGACATGGCAGCCAAAAACATACCGGAATGGGAGGCCTTACGGGAAGCAGCCTCCCAAATCAAAAGCAATGTACTGTCCAACCTGCACGATTATTTACTGGAATTTGAAGCCAACGCTATCAAGAATGGTATCAACGTTCACTGGGCTGCCGATGCCGAAGAGCACAATGCAATTGTGTATGGTATTCTGAAAGAAAAAGGGATTGAACAGATGGTAAAGAGCAAATCCATGCTTACGGAAGAATGCCATCTGAACGAATATTTGATCGAGCGGGGAATTGACGTGATCAATTCAGATCTGGGTGAATATATTCAGCAATTGGATAATGAACCGCCGAGCCACATCGTTCTGCCCTGTATTCATAAACGAAAAGAAGAAATCGGCGAAATTTTCCATGAACATCTGGGTACCGAAAAAGGGGTATCCGATCCCACAACGCTGACCCGATTTGCCCGCCGACACCTGCGTAAAGTTTTCATTACCCGGCGGGCTGCCCTTACGGGCGTGAACTTCGCCGTGGCCGAAACCGGTGAGTACGTCGTGTGTACCAACGAGGGGAATGCCGACATGGGCGCTCATTTATCCGAAGTACAGATTTCGTCGATGGGGCTCGAAAAGATTATCCCCCAGAAACAGCATCTGGGTATATTCTTACGACTATTGGCCCGCAGTGCCACGGGTCAACCTATCACCATTTATTCCAGCCATTTCAAAAAGCCGCGAAAAGGGCAGGAAATGCACCTGATTCTGGTCGATTATGGTCGGAGTCGCCAGTTAGGCCGGGCCGATTTTCGGGATTCGTTAAAATGCATCCGATGTGGTGCCTGCATGAACACCTGCCCCGTGTACCGAAAAAGTGGCGGTCTCAGCTACCACAACACCGTTTCTGGACCGATCGGTGCGATTCTGGCGCCGAATCTCGACATGAAAAAGCATGCGGATTTGCCCTTCGCATCAACGCTCTGTGGCTCCTGCTCCAATGTATGCCCGGTAAAAATCAACATTCATGAGCAACTGTATAAATGGCGTCAAGTGATTGTTCAGGAAGGCTATGCCGCCAATACAAAAGTACTGGGCATTAAAGCCATGGCCTGGACACTCTCATCGCCATCATCCTATACAACCATTGGAAAAGCGGGACGATGGGTATTGAATAACATCCCGTTTGCGGTCAACAATAAGTTCAACCCCTGGTACAAACAACGTGAAATGCCTGATACGCCAAAAGAATCGTTTGGTGAGTGGTATGCAAAACAGGAGCCAAAGGACGGCACCGAGAAACGTTAATCAACGAAACTGAATGAACACGAGAGAAAGCATATTGGCCGCGGTTATCAAGAACCAGCCGCCAGCCAGTCCTTTGCCTAGTATCAGTGCCTTTAAAGGTACCGACCAGCATATTTTTTCAACATACGCGGATACATTCACCAGCATCGGTGGCACCGTCTTTTTAGCTGAAAGCCTAGCCAGGATCACAAGCCTGATTCAGGAAAACTTTGATGGGACACTGCGTATTATCACTACCTTACCCGAGTTAGGCAATTCGTTTGAACTGCTCTCGCCAGAGGCCGATCCCCATACGTTTGATGATGTAGAGGTAGCCGTGATTGAAGCAGAGTTGGCTGTAGCCGAAAACGGAGCCGTATGGCTACCCGAACAACGGATGGGCCAACGAATCATCCCCTACATTTGCCAGCATCTGGTTGTAGTGGTACCTGCCGAACGTATTGTGCCGACCCTACACGAAGCCTATCAGAAAATTGGGGCGGGTGATTATGGCTTTGCCGCCTTTATTGGTGGGCCTTCTAAAACGGCGGATATTGAACAGGCGCTGGTGCTGGGCGCCCACGGCCCAATCTCGATGACCGTCTTTATTCTGAAAGCAACGGATAAAGCGGATTCGTCACGAATAAACTAGTGCTATGCCAAATCAGACTCCCGACCGGTAAATGCCGTACCCTCAACGCTACCGTTTCTTTTTATCAGGCGAATAAACCAGTCCGTCAATGGCTTCCAGTTGATTGTTTACTTGCCTGACAAAAACACAGGTGAACATCCATTTCGCTAAACGATAGGCATCCGTCCGAAACTCGCCGATCGGTAGTTTGATCAGCACTTTATTCCAGCCCTTTTTTAGCGTAACTGGCTCTGGCGGGCGATTTTCGTAGGGCTCGTTTGTGTAGGGTTGTTCATTATCCAGCGGGTGTAAGCCTGCATTTGTCCAGATGGGTGGCCTTAGCTCCTGGTCATTAACCCAGATTTTACTGCCTTTGTAATCCCACTAGCCCTGGCTGGTTTAAGCTGTTCTATTCCAGCTAAATCCTGGGGGTTACTTCGTTTTTAGGTTGGGCCAGCGCAACACCCAGGGTGATCATCAATAGAATGAATAACGACGTAGTCCTCATCGGTAGCAATCAGCCAGTGATAAATCTCATAGGTAGTAACCTCGTGGCTAAGCAACTCTACTCATCCCTGCTGACAAAACGGTTCATTCGTTCGTTGAAGGCATCCAGCATCGCATCATCAAGGGTCCCCGCCTGTTGCAGATCGAGCCGTAGAAAATCTACCCGGTCAGCCCCCTCGATCATTCCCTCGAACTTGAGTTCCTGCTCCACCCAACCCGACGTTTTATGTAGCGCAGCCGCCTGAGCAAGCACTGCCTGAACAATAACCGTTGTCCGATCCGTATCCTGGGTTGTCAGCAGAAGTATCCTGATGTCCGTCAGGTAATCGGCATAGGTTAATCCCTGGGCAGGTAGTTCGGCCCGAACCCACTGAATGGCCAGTGACTGAATCAGGTCTTTGTAAGGTGCGATATCAAGATCGTCTAAGCGTATACGTTGGTTCACGGGTTAAACTTACCATGGTGAGCTAATTATATCCTAAACAACCTGTATACCTATAGTTACTGATGAGTGGGCCGATTTAGTCGTCATATCAAGCGCAAATACGTACCCGCGAAAGCCGGATGTCTGGCCGGTTGAACTGACGCTGCATTTCAGCGAAGACCCAGTCAATCGCTTCATCTGGATCCGCAGCCGCAACGGATAGATCTCCATTTTGCTGAATGTTGTGATTCGTCTCATCCAGTACATCAAACACGACACGAATTAACTGTTTTCTTTTAGTTACCATACTACTCTAATTTATAAACAGATGGGCTGACCAATCAGTACCTGGTTGCCTACCCACTAATCGGTTACGACCAGTGTAGCATCAAGACGACAGGCCACTTCATCCTTGTTGTTGATTTTGGGCAAAAATACGAGCTATATACTATAGTTATATTATATATAGCAAAATAATATTGCACAAATGAAGACTGCCCTGGAATTGGAGAACCACTACAGTTGGCTGTCACGAATCATGTAGCCTGAAGAATGTAGGTATTTGTTTATAGATGAGATGTAAGTAATGAAGCTGGGGAAAACAAATCATTAGGTTATTGAACCTGGATTACCTGAACGCCCAGTACCGGACGACCATCGGCGGTAACACCCTGGATCACCACGCGCAGCGTGCGTACTACGTCCGATAGCGGAAAACGTAGCTGGCTTCGCCCCTGACTGTCGGTTTGCATGAGTGGTTTCCAGTAGAGAACATCCCGGTAATCGACGGAGCCGGAAATGGAGTCGGTCGTTACTTCCGTAGTATAGCGTGGGACGTAGAACTCACGCTGTACCGACGGGTAGCCAATGAATTGAATTGGCGTCATACCTTCCTGTGGCCTCGCACTGCCCTGCATAGACCGTGCCCTTTTTGTGTAAAAAGCAATAACTCCGTTTCCGCCCCGAGCCCCATATGTACCCGTCGTAATAGCACTTTTCAGCACTTCGATACGTTCAATATCACTTGGGCTGAAGAAAAATAAAGCAGTTCCATCAGGGTCCTCAATGGGCATACCATCCATCAAATACAAGGGCTGCATGCCACTTTTGAAACTACTCACTCCCCGCATAAACACCTTATAGCTACGCGGTACTGCGGCTCCTTCTCGTGTAACCGTCACGCCCGCCAATCGTCCCTGAAGCATTTCATATAGATTTTGGTAGGCTGGTGATTTCTCATCGACCACAATAACGGCATCAGCTTCATTGTGTAAACTGCGCTGTTGAATATCCTCGGGTCTTTTATCTAATTTCTGCGCTCGAACCGTCACTTCTTTCAGCACTTTCGCCGTTTTGTCGCGGTAAGAATCGGCGTTTGCTTCCTGCCGAAGTCGAGCCGCTTCCAGTTGAGTCCGTAACATCGACCAGTTTGTCGCAACCGTTAGTTGACTAGATTCCCATCCTTTTCCGGGCACTTCCTGAACCAGAAAGGCTTCTTTGGCCGGAATATTTTTTAACCGATGATCAGCGATTCGTGTCAGTAATTGTATTGTATCGGTAATGGCCATGCCTGCCAGTCGAAAGCGCCCCTGTTCGTCAGCGCCTGCCGATTTTACGAACGATTGCTTAGGGCTTGTCGACATCACAATAATCTGAGCGCCGGGTATAGGTTGATGTTGAGCATTCAAAATGCGCCCCTTGAGCGATACGCCACCGAGTGAATCTGTTTCGGGTGTGCCACTGACCCGTCGCCAGCCCTGCGTTAACAATAGGTCGTCCAACGCTTGACGGGTTTCGGCAGAGCGATTCATGACGTATTGGTTAGGATTTTCGACACGTCCCCGAAGCTCGCCCGTTAGCAACAAGTGTGCCTGCAACGTGGCATCGGCGGTATCATCAGGCACTTGACCTACATCGGTAATCGACGCCGATAAAGCGGCCAGTGCGGGTAATCCGTTATCAGTCAGATTGACGCTTAGAATGGCCTGCTCGCGGGGCTGATACCGGGTTTTGTTTAGACCCATCCGCACGCGCACTGGCGCAATGAATTCGGGCACATAAATTAATCGCTCGGCTTGGGGTTTGGCGATGGCATCGTACAGGGTGATTTGCGCAAGGCCCGGCAACCAGCTCATCATGGGCAGGTTTATCTTCGCCACCCCATTTTGCAGGAGAATTTTTCGCTGATCGACCACACGACTGTGCTGCTGAATCAGGATATACACGGAGTCGATAACGGCCCGGTTAGAACTCAGTATGGTTAATGCCAGGCGGGTTGTATCGCTGATCGCATCGGCCGACAGCAACAGCCCTTCCGGTTCGGGTTTGGGCAACGGAACGTGTTGCGGCTGGTTGTTATACGTTAGGTCGGCGTAATACGTCCGTTGTGCCTTGGGCTCCATCAACACGCTGGTCATTCCCTGCTGATTGGTCTTGAAACGAACGACTTCAACGCCCAGGTCGTCGACAATACGTCCCGCGATGGACAATCCATGACCATTGGACTGGACAATTTTTACACCCAGCCGCGCTGGCAATCCCGAAATCCAGCAACCACCTTCCGGCAAAATCTGGACATCTACTGGCTGCGGAACCGAATCATTATGTATGGCTACCTCGTTCCGAAACAGATTATAGATAGCCACAGACCGTTCAAAAGCAGGGCGTCGCTGGGCGTCATCTTCATCGGTATAGGCGCGCAGGCGATACGTTCCCGTCTTGAGCGTATCCGACAGGCGAAAATTGCCTTCGCCACGTCCGTCAACGATGCGTATCCACTGGTGCTGAACAAGCTTGCCTGCCGAAGAAAGTAGATCGACATGAATAGCCGTTTCGCCATCGGCCCGCTGATGATTGACAGCATCAAGCAGGTACGTACTCATCCAGAGCCGATCGCCCGTGGCGTAAACCGGTTTATCGATGTGCACAAACAAGCTGGGAGCCAACAATTTGAATCGTTCACTGAAATCCGTAGCGATACGTCCCATACGAGCATCTGGTGGCGCGAGTTTCCCCTGTAGGGCTAATGAGCCGTTCGTAAGCGTCTCTTTCTCATTGCCTTTAACCTTCCAGTCGGCGGGCAACATGGTCGATAGCCGGTCGTTACCCATCGAGCCTTTTACGTCCATACCTTCAGGCATCGTAATAACCCCATCGACGGTCATTTGCAGCTGGCCACTAGGCAGTCTCATTTCCGTATAGGCGTAGCGAGCATCGGGATAAGGCGAAAAACCCGAGTTCGCATTCGTATAGAATACGATCAGTTTCATGGGCGAAACCAATCGTCGTTCGGTCGATAGCTTACCGGATTGAATCAAGGCAGAGACCTTAACTGGAATCAAACGCTTATAGTCGCTAACCGCAGCGGAAAGCGTAATTGACCGCTGTTCAATGGGAATTGGTTTGGTGATATCTTCCTGATAGACCAGAAAGCCTGCCTGTTCGAACGTATTGTCAGTCAGACTAGCCATTAAATGGCGAATAGATCCTTTGTAAGCAGCCAACCGGTTACGCCGGAATCGGTCGGCTTGCCGTTCGTTCTCGGGTTTTAGTTCGTCAAAACGGGCTGTACCTGCATAATAAACCTCGCCTGATGTAGTTGCACTGAACTGTTGCAAATCATAAACCAGTCGATAGCCCAGCGCCTGGTTATCAATTATTAATGGCTCACTAGCCGTTGCATATAAATGATCTTTATCTTCGTTGAAATGGAGAACTTCGCTGTTGACAAGCACACACTGTCCGCCAAAGGGCTCTCCGAAGAGTTGCTTTTTAAACTGACGTAACTGCCGTTCCCATTGCTTCGGATTACCCCGTACGGTTACGGCATCCAGCGTTTGTTCACTTGCTTTCAGCCGAAAACTGGCTTTTTGTGGAGACGCATTATCAAATCTGTATGTGCGTTTGTCCGGCTGATAGCCAATAAACGAGGCAACCACCTCAACCGTACCCAGTGAAATTCCAGCCAGGGTAAACGCCCCTTTTTCGTCGGTGACAGCCCCCCGCGTGCTGCCATTCACATAGACATTGGCAAACGGCATAGGTTTCCCCGTCGTGGCATCCGTTACAGTACCGGTTAGTACGGCTGTCGTTTGCCCACAAGCCAGGTGGGTCGACCCCAGCAGTAGAACGGCAGTTATCCAGCCGAAGAAGAATGAGCAACGCATAGGTAGTCAATTAAGCCCTCTAAAAAGGGCTCCGAAACGTACTTATACCTATGGCTGTACTAGTACCTATGGCTGTACTAGCCCATAGTCAGTCAATAAATGAGTGGGGGTTACTAAAGGTGTGCTAATCTGGGACCTCTAACTTCCCTGACTATTAGGGATCAATGCGAGTGGATCGAGGACCTCTTCGCCCATTCGCTGGCAAGGTAAACTCTAAGGATAGAAAAAAGTGTATAGCGTGCTGGCTGGCAGCAGTGGAAAATCAACGAACCTCTATTCTATGATACTACAACTATAGTACGCAGGAACTCGCAAAAAGCGCATTAACTCCGGCCCAAATTCAAATAACCAGCTTCAATCCCTTTGTTTCTGGCTTTTGCAAAATGCGCCTGACTTACCAATAAACGAAATGGGATATTTTTTTGCCATGGTGCAAAATTATCAAAACGTCTATAGGTTTATCAGGCGCTTCTTTACATATATGGGTATTTACTATTAAGACTCAATAGTTAATAAATGGTTATCATTTTTAATAAAAAAAGTTAGTCTCAAAGAGACTAACTTTTAAGAACCCATATATGTATTGCCAATTGTAAAACATGGCTATTAGTCATCTAACGTAAAAACATATAATTGGTTGAGTTACTAAATCGCCATTTAATAAACTCCGGCCGGGTTTCACATTCATTGTCAGCAACTTGATGTATTTCTAAAAATCCGGGCACGAACCTTAAATAACTTCGTGTACAATAAATCACCCCCGACATCCGAAAGAAAGTATACCACCGGATTTAACGGGGCTGCCTGCGCGGGCTGATATGCTGAGGCTGGTTAGTCAGGGAGAACCTACCATGGCAATTACCATTTCCTTACGCTGATTATCAGCGTAAAAACACGCCTATAGCGTCCTTTTTGGGTCGATTAAGAGCCGTTTACTGGAAGATAGCCGGGGATTGACGCCGTATTTTTGATTTGCGGAATACTCGCCATGAATTGTTAACGAATGCAGGCCGAGCCTTGGGAGCACGGGTATTATTAAATCCGTAGGTTACATTCGTTGTTAGGTTACGGTACTCTTATTGCGTTTGCCAATCAATTTTACCAGGCTGTTTTGGCCAAGCTTCATAAATAAAGTGTCCGGC
Coding sequences:
- a CDS encoding T9SS type A sorting domain-containing protein, whose translation is MKSLIKPLLVAVTLSAVTLSTSLAAVNPGSRPAAVAAYKAGIYSTVEGKLNIALDKETTGKVDIKLKGTSGKVLFVQHLGKNEKTARIRLNLSELEDGAYQVEITNGVDVTTHTVTLSTTQPSAPNRLIAVN
- a CDS encoding (Fe-S)-binding protein; the protein is MTVGLFIPCYVNQFYPQAAIATLQLLQKLGVSVVYPPKQTCCGQPMANSGFEHLTQECSNLFIENFSEFDYIVAPSASCVLHVKEHLKSVNDPARADSIRSKTYELVEFLTDVLHLENLQARFPHKVGIHQSCHGLRGLHLAQMSELNAAPFSKPVQLLNMVDGLELVTLDRPDECCGFGGTFCVAEEAVSVKMGKDRVSDHERHGAEYITSVDLSCLMHLEGILQRNKSTVKAVHIAQILNSTL
- a CDS encoding lactate utilization protein B, encoding MEKLVNDHAALAEIFIKDEERVDWHDGALWWIRQKRDMAAKNIPEWEALREAASQIKSNVLSNLHDYLLEFEANAIKNGINVHWAADAEEHNAIVYGILKEKGIEQMVKSKSMLTEECHLNEYLIERGIDVINSDLGEYIQQLDNEPPSHIVLPCIHKRKEEIGEIFHEHLGTEKGVSDPTTLTRFARRHLRKVFITRRAALTGVNFAVAETGEYVVCTNEGNADMGAHLSEVQISSMGLEKIIPQKQHLGIFLRLLARSATGQPITIYSSHFKKPRKGQEMHLILVDYGRSRQLGRADFRDSLKCIRCGACMNTCPVYRKSGGLSYHNTVSGPIGAILAPNLDMKKHADLPFASTLCGSCSNVCPVKINIHEQLYKWRQVIVQEGYAANTKVLGIKAMAWTLSSPSSYTTIGKAGRWVLNNIPFAVNNKFNPWYKQREMPDTPKESFGEWYAKQEPKDGTEKR
- a CDS encoding LUD domain-containing protein, which codes for MNTRESILAAVIKNQPPASPLPSISAFKGTDQHIFSTYADTFTSIGGTVFLAESLARITSLIQENFDGTLRIITTLPELGNSFELLSPEADPHTFDDVEVAVIEAELAVAENGAVWLPEQRMGQRIIPYICQHLVVVVPAERIVPTLHEAYQKIGAGDYGFAAFIGGPSKTADIEQALVLGAHGPISMTVFILKATDKADSSRIN
- a CDS encoding carboxypeptidase-like regulatory domain-containing protein, whose amino-acid sequence is MRCSFFFGWITAVLLLGSTHLACGQTTAVLTGTVTDATTGKPMPFANVYVNGSTRGAVTDEKGAFTLAGISLGTVEVVASFIGYQPDKRTYRFDNASPQKASFRLKASEQTLDAVTVRGNPKQWERQLRQFKKQLFGEPFGGQCVLVNSEVLHFNEDKDHLYATASEPLIIDNQALGYRLVYDLQQFSATTSGEVYYAGTARFDELKPENERQADRFRRNRLAAYKGSIRHLMASLTDNTFEQAGFLVYQEDITKPIPIEQRSITLSAAVSDYKRLIPVKVSALIQSGKLSTERRLVSPMKLIVFYTNANSGFSPYPDARYAYTEMRLPSGQLQMTVDGVITMPEGMDVKGSMGNDRLSTMLPADWKVKGNEKETLTNGSLALQGKLAPPDARMGRIATDFSERFKLLAPSLFVHIDKPVYATGDRLWMSTYLLDAVNHQRADGETAIHVDLLSSAGKLVQHQWIRIVDGRGEGNFRLSDTLKTGTYRLRAYTDEDDAQRRPAFERSVAIYNLFRNEVAIHNDSVPQPVDVQILPEGGCWISGLPARLGVKIVQSNGHGLSIAGRIVDDLGVEVVRFKTNQQGMTSVLMEPKAQRTYYADLTYNNQPQHVPLPKPEPEGLLLSADAISDTTRLALTILSSNRAVIDSVYILIQQHSRVVDQRKILLQNGVAKINLPMMSWLPGLAQITLYDAIAKPQAERLIYVPEFIAPVRVRMGLNKTRYQPREQAILSVNLTDNGLPALAALSASITDVGQVPDDTADATLQAHLLLTGELRGRVENPNQYVMNRSAETRQALDDLLLTQGWRRVSGTPETDSLGGVSLKGRILNAQHQPIPGAQIIVMSTSPKQSFVKSAGADEQGRFRLAGMAITDTIQLLTRIADHRLKNIPAKEAFLVQEVPGKGWESSQLTVATNWSMLRTQLEAARLRQEANADSYRDKTAKVLKEVTVRAQKLDKRPEDIQQRSLHNEADAVIVVDEKSPAYQNLYEMLQGRLAGVTVTREGAAVPRSYKVFMRGVSSFKSGMQPLYLMDGMPIEDPDGTALFFFSPSDIERIEVLKSAITTGTYGARGGNGVIAFYTKRARSMQGSARPQEGMTPIQFIGYPSVQREFYVPRYTTEVTTDSISGSVDYRDVLYWKPLMQTDSQGRSQLRFPLSDVVRTLRVVIQGVTADGRPVLGVQVIQVQ